A region of the Stigmatopora nigra isolate UIUO_SnigA chromosome 10, RoL_Snig_1.1, whole genome shotgun sequence genome:
tttgttttttgattgtttgAATAGAgccatttattgttttaaaggcaaatgggatttagacatttgcagttgtaaaaaaaatattgacaaaaataatatcAGACTAGAAAATAATATTCTTCCATTATACACTATCAAATGATATAAAGCAAAGTAATTACATTCTATACAAAGATCaaagttggataaaaaaaattctagatATCAATATGCTGAGGTAGTATCTCATTCACTATCATGTTTTTTACTGATGGTCAGTTTCTAGGCATCAAAACTCTTGTTTTGCACAATTTGTTTCTGCTTAATTTGAAGAATCAAAGGTAGTTTTACATACAGAGCCATCTGTTaataagataagataaaaaatgaataaaattcagCCAATCAAAACcagctatttttttgtatttcagttAAACTAGATCTACGCAATTATATTAGGATAATAGTTTTGGGATAAATGTCTCCAATAATAAGTACTTAAATGATGTCAAAGATGCCTCGCTTCATCGGCGTGTTTGTTTTAAAGACAAGAATTAACAATGCTGAATTGGATGCGAAGCGATACGGTCGCAGTTTCCGGCTAAAGCACGCTCTTTATTTCGATCCCATCTCAGGATTAGGAGTGCTGGGATATCAGCAACCTTGCAGCTGATGGCCCAAACAAATGCATTACATGCCGCTTTAGCGGAGAGGTTTTTCAAACTGGGAAGCGGCGATAAGGGTGATTTGCGTTTAAAAATGGCTTTCTGATCTCCCGTGTTTGtgtgttagggttttttttctacacaGCTCTACACAAAGATATCGTCTGAGTTAAACTTTTACCTCAATATTCTACCATCTCAAATTGCAAATGAGGTATTTGATGCTGCAATTTGAAGCTGAAGTCATTTGGAATGAAATTGCAGCGTATTAGCCAAACCCAtataacacaacacacaataaTCTATCCTTTGTTGgattatatatacaaaaatacacaacagTTTTGGTATAAGTTTTTCTTACTGGTTTCAGAGACAGTGATACAGTAAACAGTTACATAGTTTTAACCTTTTGGAGAGCAAGTTACTATTttagtagtttaaaaaaaatgttggaaggGAAATGTATAACCCATTAacaccaaaatgtttaaaacgAGATTTAGGAATTATACAAATTACTCGTAATAAAAGAACAAAgaacaaataatttaaaaaaatatattaaaaattgcCAAACTAAATAGTATATACTTTTTGTATTGAattcattataataatattattattttaaaaagactgCATGGAACGAGATGTGCCTAAGTGATTATCTTTGATCCATTTATAAACCTAAAACTTTAATTATACTATCTTTGTGCTACATTAATAATTAGATAGATTTGTAAGTTATTACATTGTCAATAATAACAGATCAAAATTAGTAAATCTGGAAATACACACTGGTTATGACTGCAATTAacattataaaatctaaaaaccaAAATTCTACTAACATTGTAAGAGacacgtccaattcattttgacgaATTTGTTAAATGAGTGTCCCTAAAGAGTATAaccaacagcaacaaaaaacaacaataattcctgcaaaaaaatggttaatgtTCAGCATTTTATGACTTCAAGTTCTTTTGCCCATTTTGGAGTCTTCCTGTCAACTTATTGCACCTATTCATGTTTACATAAGAACCCTCCGCCCCACTCCCCCACCCTCCCCTGCCTCTCGGCCcacttcttttattttgtccaAATGGCGGACACGGAAAGCGCAGCATGGCAGCCATCCAGAGAGGTTCGGCGCCTTTCAAAGGGCTCTTTGCTTGCCGTCCTTTTGATAGCAGCCAGCCGGCACAAATGTTGCCCTTTGATATGAATTTGTCCTCATTCTCCACACTGCGAGGAAACCTCAGCAGCCTGCAGGCAAGCACAAATTTGGGCGTTGCGGCTTGAACGGCAGGCCATGTCATGGGTCACAATATGTGCTGAACACAGAGAAGTAGCTGTTTACCTCTGCTCATGTTCTGACACTCGCCCGCCACCAGGTGTACTGGCACCTGCGTATTCACAAATCTGAGTTTACAatgagattttgtttttgtggtggCCTGGGTCAAGTCCTCCTTTACAGGTTGAGTAAGAATGGGCATTTGTCGTAAATCACATTTTCCAAATCTACCATATGTTTTTGCGTATTAGCGGCCTCAAGGTATAagtcgtacccttaaaattgccttaaaatcattgaattttacaatttttcttgtataagatgccccctgattcacaatttccacctccatattcatggttttaatagggaatcagttactttgaagggaaaatcataaGAAAAATAACCGCAAGTGGtgtttctgagatactttatgaataGAATGTGTTATATTGCATGAAAGGGTGTTATGTAGACTGttgtaaaaacacaaattaacaacttaatgtatgtatgaatgcctgtaaaaaaaggaaaagtattTATTAAGCCgctaaaatgaagaaatgcaATGGCATTTTCCAATGTACGTAAAGGGGATAGAAgacagctgagtaaacatatgtaccgtattttcacacctataaaacgtGCTGTCTCAGTTGGGGGTATATCTTCAGTTTTTTGTTAATACATAGGGCACCTAGTCGGATAAGGCGTGACAGGcgagcgtatgttatgctagctgctagcgtatgttaggctACCCGCGAGCATGGTTTTTAAAGACAGGACGggcaaaaataagtttgatagtgctttattgaggtaaaaggtATACATAATAGAAGTTAAACTAGTTCAACATCGACAAAACCATCAAACTCCTCATTCTGAATCTGATGTAAAGAGTGCAGCGTTTAACATGTGGCGTGTTCCAGGtacttgattccagctttggtgAAAGCAACAGTGCTGgccgacacttgagcccagtcatccacaatccattgtaactcgCGACATGCATAACTCCcaagcctttgattctcctcGCTGCTCTATTGTTATTgacaattcattccaaatcaTCACAGAACTCGTCCGACATTGCCTACATGAACTACTATGTTGGCCATTCGGCATTCATCACTCTCAACCcgttagcaaagctgttaaGTTGTGTTCAATCCATGGATTCAATAGATTTTCCAAGCATTCACACCTGTattgtgttgtcattcacgccattatttcctctgtatagctctGACATGCTGTTTCTTTAAGTATTGAGTGTTTTTAAGGTCTAAAAGCGCTGTGAGAACACGGATGTCAAATGCCCTGCCACTCCACtgggatattttgaatggatttaacGTAATGCTCTACcttcagagctgccaactactccaGAATTTTCGGACTTTACCCGGAATTGCAACGCAAATGGAAATTCACAAAAAttgtcacttaattttttttgaagcaaaccttttggaaaagtaccaaattttcaATTTAAGTGCATTGAAATTCACACCACCGCTACGGCATccaccatcttgattcaactgcactgtaaaccggaagaattcggtaacatgagtgcattgtgaatcatccgagttgcatgttctgacaaatgattcgtcttgAAAATGCCCCGTGAGCTAGCAGATGTCAGGGCAGGTAAACTCTGCTTTATTGTTCCTACTATATGAGCATTTTTATGACACGTCTGTcttgcgacttatactccagtgcgatttatgcttattttatttttttccacttccattttgcattttttgggcgAGTGCGACTCATACTCCGGTGGGAAATATAGTCTGGAATAAATGAGGCATTTGTGTGTGCAGAGCTACAAAGTGAGTGCATGCATTTGATTTGCAACTCGCCATTCAGGTGTAATCTGGAATCGAAGGGGGCTAAGGTCAGAAGTTTCAAGCAGCACTTTCCATGGAATGCAGCATGGATGtgtcaaatgtgtgtgtgcgtgtgtaacaTTCCAGGCCATGTTAGAGGTATGTGAATTACGTCTTACAGAGCGGGAATGTGAAGAATCTGCTGTCACCAGAAGACCACTTTTGTTTACTGACGCAGCGCTGCCAAGGAGCTTGCAAGTGTGTACATACGTGCGTGTGTGTAAGCGTCACATGCACTTGTCACTTCCTGGTAATAAAGCTTTCACTAGGATTGTACTGAAGTAGAACTCAATCCATTTGCCTACTTTATATGCGTTTTGCCATGTTTTTGTTGGCATTCTAGCGGGGTGGGCAACaatatttcatctcattttctgaaatgcttcatcctcattaaggttgcggggggtgctggagcccattccagctgactccgggccagaggcgggggattcCCGGAATCGTAGGCcaaccaatcgtagggcacaaggagatggacaaccatgcacactcacacccatacctaagggcaatttagagtggccaGCCtatcatggatgtttttggagtgcgggaggaaaccggagtacccaaaggaaacccacgcaggcccagggagaacatgcaaactccacactgaaggaatgacctggacttgaacccaggatgcCATAGATGTGAGGCCAAcgggctaaccactcgtcctACGGGGCCGTCGCCAACCAAATATTAAACAAACTTAAATGTTTTAAGTTGGCATTCATGCTGGGTaaacattcatattttaattctcacatcactcatttgcatcatgtgttttttttccattagattTGGGACATGAGCGACGATGAGAGCATCTGAGCAACCAAATGTTGAGTTTATTGTCATTGGACCCACAACTCACGACTTGAGACGGGAAGACCTAAAAGCTTCTAGAAAGTTTCTAACTTCACATCTAAAGAAACTTTTAAAATACTTAAACTTTGAATGTTACATTCATTTCTGGTGTTGTGATAATGAGTTCTTAATGTGAACAGATTATGTGGGAAAAacattaagacaaaatatgtgtACACCTTAAGCAAACAAATTGTGTTTGTTAGTCATCATAGTATTTTCATGTATCTAATTGCAACATCACTCATCTTTTAGTACTACAGCATGTCGATTTGATCATGATGATGATTTTGCTAAAATTATGGTGTATCAGTCTGTATTGTtgaataaataatgttttttgggaGTAATTTTGCTTTTTTGTATGATCAGAATTTGAGAAACCACATTCAGTCAATCAGGTGCTGATTTCAAAGCACTTTATTGTTCAAGGCTactttacatacaaaaaaaggtgGCCTGCCAAAACCTTTTCAGTAGGGGACAGAGCCACAAACAGTTCAtttgtgtgtactttttttgtttttacagttcAGTGATTCTAGCACTAAATACATgctacttgttaaaaaaaataagaataataactGCTTGCTAGCCTCGTTGCCTGTTCTGAAAGACATGACAGTAGATGACCAAAAAACGCTCACATTGCTGACTGGCAACAAGGCAGGTTGAAGAGAAACGTGGTCAACTCGGATTTAAgatgaatttgtggatttttgaaAGAAAGCGGCCAGCAAATGAAGCTGCCTTTAGTGGCTGAATCactggaattattattattttttaaataatttccggAAGAGCGATTGTCACTGACATCGTCCAGTTGCTTTTTATGTGTAATGTGTTCCTGCACTTAAACTTTTtacgaaaaacaacaaaaaagatcaacttttttaatgagaaaggaaaaaaaaagagtataatTAAGAGGACAGGAAGGAAACAAATTAAATAGCTACGTCATTAACAAATTAttgtttcttaaaaaatacctatgatttttttttcctctgcacATCCATAACGCACAGCGTAATGATGGTGTCATAGTTAACtattataaggaaaaaaaatcctactccCCATGTTTTAGTAGACAGGTTGCCTCCAAACAAACCACAGTGTTGGAGGTGAAATGATCAAGAGCGAGCAGTTGACGTGATGTTTAGGCGGCAACAGAAGCACAGCTCCCGTGAACGCCTCGTCCTCATTGGCCGTTTAACTGACATCCTCTTGCTATGCTGGACAAAATAATAATGGAATGTGCGGAGGACCCCTTTTTGTTGAGATCGCGCCCACTTAGCAGtccagttcggaagacagttgtgGTTGGGTTGGTTGCTAGCTTGCTGTAATATTGATTTAGCATTGGAGCATTAGATGACAGCTTCCATTTTGTTCttctaacactttttttttttaatctgacatGCCAAATCTAATCAAGACAGGCGTTGTAGATTTGAAACTACTAAATACTATTCACCTAATTTATACAGAATTgccatttttactttaatttgagCCTCAAAGGGTTTAAATCTGTAGCTTCAATTCAACCTAATTTTAGCTCAATTAGGAGTTTTCCACTTTTTGGGGAGGGCGGGAGAACAATGTTGGGAGACGTTTAtaatagggattttttttacactgtacTGCTTTGTGTAAACTTTACACATGCCACTGGTGTGTCCATCATTGTTGTTTGTTTCAGTAGAAAAATGTTTAGCAgagcacaaaaaacacaaattaaaggGGGGAGTGAAAGCATGGGTGTGACATTAACATCAACGATATCATGGATTACAACTGATCCAGCAGTGAGCGAATATTGTCTAACGCGAGTAACCAGAAAATGTCCGTAAAGACGGGGGAGGGGCTGACTGGATAGCATTTGAAATGCTCACTAGTAGATGCCAgctattcaaaacaaaacaaaaaacatgcataacagGGGAAAGATCATTTTACCATTTACACCTTACCTGGGTCAATTAACAGAAATGGGTTGAGGTGCGTCAGGCTGTTTTCGTTTAATACTGTTGTTAACATTCGAAAAGACCGGATAATCGAAGCCTCTTGCTCACTGGTTATCATGATGCGCAAGTTGTAACCCATATCTTCAACTTTTTTCAAATAAGATCCATACAAGTGGATATCCTTGAAATGAAAGAATGCCCTGGTGTAAAACCTTTTGAAGCCAACTGGAGTCAAACGTCTCATTTGGGTCATCAGCGTGCCTCAATTCCATATCGGGACCTCTGTCCTCAGTCATTGTGGGTCCAGTCAGCATGGCTTTGGGGAGCAGTTTGAAAGGGACTGGAGAAATTTAGGGTGGAACAGTCTcatgctttttgttttctcGATTGTGTCTTCCGATGCAAAAAgttaaacaaaacccaaacaaatctacaagaaaaaaaactgcttatgTACAAAAAGAAGATGCCTCCGCATTCCCCATTAGTTCCTGCCTGCGGACGGGCCCTCCCTCAAGGAGGCCGCCTTTTTCGGAAGTCCCGCCACCTTCAGGAGACCAGCGAAGGGGAGTGATCGCGGTTGACGATGCGGTTGTCGGGCGACGAGTCGGGGCTGCTGGCAACCGACGACGGCGCGCTCTTATTCTTTATCTGCAGCCATGTCTCTCCGAGCGCCTTGGCGAAGTGGTCGTCCACCGAGCCTGTGATAGACACCGAGTTGGCGGCTGTTGCCTGCACCGCTGCTGGTTCCGGCTCTTTGTAGTTTTTGCCCAAGCTACGACGGAAGTGCTCCTCGATGACAGGGTCGCATGCAACGTTGGCTGCAAGCGAGAGGCATGGAGAAAGAATGGAAATTGGTCAAACACAAGGATGCTACGCTCTGGTTTTGCAAAACGTGACATATATGTCTTAAGTAACAAGCATGTAGCCTGTCACACCCTAAGCTTATCTATCTTCCCATCCTATTTGTTACTGGGTGTATCCCCTTTCCAAGTGGTTTTGCATCATTACCGTATTCTCTATCATATAATATATCATTCTCAAAAAATATGCCCCCCCTTTAGACTTAACACTTAAAGGTCACTAAAATTATGCCTCTCCAATAGCTCAGGTCGGCTCTCAAAACCTGACGTGTTGAAAATGTGGTGTAGACTGTAGaatgtgattatttttgtctcataaaaataacaataatcaatCCAATTCACctattttggttattttattgactttttttcctgtgtCCAGACATTTTCTCTTCATACGAGTTACAGCgtggattttcccatttttctgcacttaaatttcttttattttttcttcagtgctgagtccacAGGCAAGCGGAAATTACAGCGTGGATTTTAAATCGCGAAGCAGTAAATTCACGACAAGTGAAGTCGCAATAATCAAGGGAAGACGGTAAATAAAAACGAAAGGCTGGTATTAAATGATCCTGTTTCACTGCCTTTGACGGCGAGCGACGTCCAATCCAGACTAACTGGTAGGTTGGTAGCGATCGAAGAAACTGCCACATTTGAAATTGGCCCTAGCAGCCCTTTATTTTCCTCAAAGCGACTCTCCTGCCTAAAGCCCTGTCTGTCCTGCTTGAATTAtagttgttttccatttttccccGTTGAGCATGTGTGAGCACTCACAGGGGACTCTTCTGTAGTTGTTAGTGAGACTCAAGCATCCGTTGTGGGAGAGCGGGCAGTGCGACAGGTTGCAGTTGCGGTTGTTGGCTGGCACGCACGTTATCACTGATGGCCGATTCTGAAAAATTGAGCATGCGTGTCAGTGGTTAgtttaggggtgggcaaacttttcggcccgggggccacattgactttaaaaatttgacagatgggactGGTCAGCACAAgttacaatacatataaaaaaatgcatctgttaatagtgcatatgaaacataaacagaaaaaagactaaagtattaacatactcaacactcatcattaaagtaaaaagtataaagtacaaagtaaagtaaaaaggaatgtattaagaagtattaaaatgtaatttaaaataagtttgaggggctgtaaaacacaaaaaaacaaataatggacagagctactgccactggctttcgcatgacggcgccatcttggaaaaaaacaacattatttggacaacatcggagGGCGGGATtgaaaagcctaacgggccgcatgtggcccgcgggccgtagtttgcctatgcTGGGTTAGTTCCTAAAACAAAACATCTGGACGTCAAGTCACCTGCTGGCGTTCTGTGATACCAAGCACGTGCGGCACGGCAACCGGAGCCATCGCGCCATTGCTCTTGGTCAATGCCAACGGCTGGTCCATGGCGGCCAAACTGTGGAGATGGTGCTGGTGCTGGAGGTGGGCGTGGCCATAAAAGTGGTTGGCATGGACGCCGGGCACCACCACACGCTCCATAGGACCTCGACTTTGGTCCTTGCGATAGTCCCCATGGGGTTTCctgtggttaaaaaaacaaacaaaacagaacAATGGgatacattaaaaatgcataggtttttttggttgtttagtCATAACTGGAATTGTTTTAACACTTTTCCTAAACATATGTAAATATAGACAGATCAATGTGCAAGgcagcccggcggatgagtgctTAGCACAtcaacctcacagttctgggatccagAGTTTTAATCCAGGTTGgtctttctgtgtggagtttgcatgttctctctgggcctgtgtgggttttctctgggttctctggtttcctcccacattccaaaaacatgtctgataggctggttggacactctaaattacctctAGGTATGCCATACACTCATAAGTGTGAGAACGAATGCTTgtccgtgattggctggccatcgattcatgGTGTCCCTTGACGGTGGCCCTAAATCAGGtggattaggctccagcacacactctgacccatgtgaggataagtggttcagaaaatgaaagaatgagttCAATGGGAATTTCTGCCCTACAATGCTCGCACCAAAGCCACTAGCAATTGTGTTGCTGAGTGATTCAAAAGCACTCTGCTTCACTCTGCGCATGcacatttttgtgtattaaaTCCTTGCTGCAACTCCACGACCCACTGGCAATTTGTAGGCCACCCAAGGAGGTCGCAGGTCAAGTCTCTTTCTCACAAACATGAAAATGGAGCTTCATCTAACTAATGTTGTCAAACTAGAACTTTAAAAGTCTCTTCTATTAGAGGCAAACACTGCAGTACTGAGGCATTTCCACagtctttatgtaattattgaAAGACAACCCCCCAACTCAATGGTCACTGGGCCTGAAAATATAGGTCcctctaaaaaagaaaaaaaaacatacctggtTGGACACCATTGCTAAACGCTTGTAGGAACATGTGACCAAGCAACCTGACTGCTAGTTCAAGCATCTGGAATCAACAACGGCAACCAACCACAAATAAATGAGCCCCCCACCTTGCACAATACAGTGAGGAGAGAGGAAGAGCTAAATAGATGTGTGGGGGGTCCCTCTGGGTAAATGGTCTAGGCTTCGTCTACTACAAGAGCAACTTGTTTCTTTCGTTACTGGCCAAAGCTTGAGAGGCTCGtttcccccctttttccccTTAGCTTTGTCTTGTTCTTTCACCATCAGCTGCAAACTTCCTGAGAGATTTGGCAGGCTTCCCATAAACCCGCCAACAGACACACTCAGAAAACCATGACATCAAGTTGCCATTTTCTTGCTCTGAAGTTTcgatgtaataaaaaaatacattttatattatcAGACGATAAGTTATAAAGTATCGTTTGATATTTTAAATATCGGATGATTAAAATATTGTAGAAACTACCATTGACCATTTTAACAAATCAAACGATACACCGATATAGTATTTATTAGGACAGGCCTACTTAGGTGAGtttcagggggtgctagagcctataccAGGCAACTATCGGAATCAGGCAAGGGAcatcctaaattggtggccagccaatcacaggggacaAAGACATGGACAACTATTAATACTCAGTCATACCtaagtgcaatttagagtgttcaaccaccctatcctgcatgtttgttttttttatgagggaggaaaccggcGTAAACACAtgtgcaaacttcacacaggaaggtccacaCCGGGGAATTGCGAGCCCAATGTGTTAAACACTCCATCTCCGGGCATCTAGTTACACACATTGGAAAACGGCAAACACAATGGGTTTTCCtaatgcatgctttttttttttgacggacGACCCAGCCAAAAAATCTGATATTCAAAAATGGCTgcttatttttcaaattcttaAAGATGctgtaaattcatttttaattatgtttgaaATATGAGATCTTTTTGAAAATAGGCAGCCCGgtgaagcgagtggttagcgcatcggcctcacagctctggggtcctggttcaaatccagatcacgtccacctgtgtcgagtttgcatgttctcaccaggcctgcgtgggttttctctgggtactccggtttcctcccacattccaaaaacaggcatcgtagcctgattggacactttaaatttcccGCAGGgatatgtgtgtgaatgtgaatggttgtccatttccttgttcactgcgatcggctggctagCGATTCAGGTGTCTGAATTTGGCCCGAAGGACAGTTCGGTAGACAAATTGGTGTGCATGTGAGACAACCAAATTAACATAAGTGTTCCTGAAATTGTTCCGATACGTTTCTTTACTTTGATGGTCAGTAAACTGGAGGGCCACTCATTTTGCCCCTCGACACCCGAGTGCCTAGGTTCTTCCTAACTTCAACCACTGCCAAAACAAAGGAGTGGCCATAATGCCACCGTGGCGGCGGCCTCGGTTGCAGAGCCAGAGAACAGAATCAATCAATGACAGTTAAATCCTCCATCAGCCTCGAGCCTAACTAAACATTGGCCCAAACACATTGCTTGATTTTGTGCCATCAGGCAACCAAGAACCCACCTGCTTCCTACTCGTGCCAGCTGGTCAGACTACACAATGAAAACTGCCTGCTTTTGGAAGCGGTCCTTTgcttttgatatatatatatttttcattttaaacgtGCGGCCGATCCTCAGATTTTAGATTTGATGTTGGGTTGACTTGCCGTTAAAATGGGAACTAAATGACGGACATAAAAACAGATCTCATGATGAGCAGACGTCCGTTTGAATCTATTTTACGAGGCTTTATATGTAGGCGGCCATTAGTGGCGGCGTTTGTGGGTTGCGCTTACAGGAGAATCCTTTCGTTCTAAATCCAGACTTTTCTTCAGCCAAAAACCAATGCACTGTACGCTTCAATATGACTACTGCACTTAATTCCCGGCCGGCACTTTCATTCTCTATCATTAAATTCAGCCTTTTAAGTGACGCCTGTTTTCCTACGAGTTTGGGAGGGATGTGGTCATACTGAATTTTACTCGCATTGTGAATTTATgaaaatataccgtatttattcaagtataacGTGCACCCGTGTATAAAATGCACCCATAATCTGTGACTAAAAactggtatacattttttttcactttttctcagctcacaccaaAGATTGCACCGGTACTCATAACTGGCATGTGCTGAACAAATGTCgtcatgacaaaacatttattcaccaTTGAAAGGGATGCGGGAGTTGCTGGATCCTAACATAGCTGTTGTCGgttgaaaggcagactacaccctagacaagttgccagtcagtcagtcatagggcacacggagagataaacaaccatccactcccaatcataccaccaccagtgggaatcgagcccgcgctTGCCCCcaccgaagtcaggtgagtgaacctctacaccacgaagcggcttattcacaacatatggtacggatacctggtaaaacaaacaacCAGTATGAACAATTGGCAAATGGCATTTAACTTTTATGCTATAAAAAGTATCTTAACGCTGTCTTGTCGGTGTGGCGATAACGGTGAAcagattatttaatttttttacttggGAAAGAACAATTAATGTTAAAAACAATGGTATTCAGGCTTTGTTTTTCCTAAATCTTTATCCTTCATGTTACCTAGATTTATAATGTACAATTCTATGCTTGGTTGTCCACAAAGCAAGGTCCATAAAAGGCATGCTTGGATGAATTTGGTGTGGAAAAACCTGATCCTAAAGCCATTGAAGCTGTTGGCACGATCAAGAAGAGAGACACAACCCTTCACCCTCGTACATTACACCGCTTTGTCTCTTAGTAATTATTGTCACAGCCAGGTGTAACACCATTTATTACTACTATACATCTAAAAA
Encoded here:
- the vgll4b gene encoding transcription cofactor vestigial-like protein 4b isoform X2, with the protein product METPLDVLSRAASFVHANEEEREATLRGDPRLQCLSLSSSSSSPSSSSSSSISSHRTGPPPISPSKRKLSGEQGDSDLDDNEHVAKMSRLFATQLKPHGDYRKDQSRGPMERVVVPGVHANHFYGHAHLQHQHHLHSLAAMDQPLALTKSNGAMAPVAVPHVLGITERQQNRPSVITCVPANNRNCNLSHCPLSHNGCLSLTNNYRRVPSNVACDPVIEEHFRRSLGKNYKEPEPAAVQATAANSVSITGSVDDHFAKALGETWLQIKNKSAPSSVASSPDSSPDNRIVNRDHSPSLVS
- the vgll4b gene encoding transcription cofactor vestigial-like protein 4b isoform X1, coding for MLLTKMDLLNFQYLDKMNNNIGILCYEGEATLRGDPRLQCLSLSSSSSSPSSSSSSSISSHRTGPPPISPSKRKLSGEQGDSDLDDNEHVAKMSRLFATQLKPHGDYRKDQSRGPMERVVVPGVHANHFYGHAHLQHQHHLHSLAAMDQPLALTKSNGAMAPVAVPHVLGITERQQNRPSVITCVPANNRNCNLSHCPLSHNGCLSLTNNYRRVPSNVACDPVIEEHFRRSLGKNYKEPEPAAVQATAANSVSITGSVDDHFAKALGETWLQIKNKSAPSSVASSPDSSPDNRIVNRDHSPSLVS